The following proteins are co-located in the Silene latifolia isolate original U9 population chromosome 1, ASM4854445v1, whole genome shotgun sequence genome:
- the LOC141613559 gene encoding protein NEGATIVE GRAVITROPIC RESPONSE OF ROOTS-like isoform X2: MQNKINGKPGNQKQSTPPLNNLSKQAPQREEFNDWPQGLLTIGTFGNNNLKDQAVRSEIHTASYEQEQEQGPTTASSPDLSEFTPEEVGQLQKELTKLLKRKSAKQEEENADLPLDRFLNCPSSLEVSRRISNAVICTDPENKEDDIERTISVIIGKCKEVRAEKTKNAIGKKSLTFLLKKMFVCANGFSPTPSLRDTLQETRMEKLLRTILHKKMYPKTPSRTSTVKRYLGDKHDSEKRDNEEESEERPRASESCKWDKTDSEFIVLDI, encoded by the exons ATGCAGAACAAGATCAATGGAAAACCAGGGAACCAGAAACAAAGTACACCTCCACTTAATA ATTTATCAAAGCAAGCTCCTCAGAGAGAAGAGTTCAATGACTGGCCTCAAGGACTACTAACGATTGGAACATTTGGGAACAATAATCTCAAAGATCAAGCCGTTAGATCTGAGATCCATACAGCCAGCtatgaacaagaacaagaacaggGTCCGACCACGGCTTCATCTCCAGACTTGTCAGAATTCACCCCTGAAGAGGTTGGACAATTGCAAAAGGAATTAACAAAGCTCTTGAAGCGAAAATCAGCCAAGCAAGAGGAGGAGAACGCAGACCTTCCTTTGGATAGATTCCTCAACTGCCCTTCAAGCTTGGAGGTCAGCCGAAGGATCTCAAATGCTGTGATTTGCACGGACCCGGAGAATAAGGAGGATGATATTGAGCGCACTATAAGTGTAATTATTGGTAAATGCAAAGAAGTTCGTGCTGAGAAGACTAAGAATGCGATTGGGAAGAAGTCTCTCACTTTCCTGCTCAAGAAGATGTTTGTTTGTGCAAATGGGTTTTCACCAACTCCTAGCTTGAGAGATACTCTCCAAGAAACCAGAATGGAGAAG CTGTTACGGACTATCCTTCATAAGAAGATGTACCCAAAAACCCCTTCTCGCACATCAACAGTGAAGAGATATCTTGGAGACAAACATGATTCAGAAAAGAGAGATAACGAAGAGGAATCGGAGGAGAGACCAAGAGCAAGTGAGTCATGTAAATGGGACAAGACGGATTCAGAAT TTATTGTTCTAGATATTTAA
- the LOC141613559 gene encoding protein NEGATIVE GRAVITROPIC RESPONSE OF ROOTS-like isoform X1, whose amino-acid sequence MKFFNWMQNKINGKPGNQKQSTPPLNNLSKQAPQREEFNDWPQGLLTIGTFGNNNLKDQAVRSEIHTASYEQEQEQGPTTASSPDLSEFTPEEVGQLQKELTKLLKRKSAKQEEENADLPLDRFLNCPSSLEVSRRISNAVICTDPENKEDDIERTISVIIGKCKEVRAEKTKNAIGKKSLTFLLKKMFVCANGFSPTPSLRDTLQETRMEKLLRTILHKKMYPKTPSRTSTVKRYLGDKHDSEKRDNEEESEERPRASESCKWDKTDSEFIVLDI is encoded by the exons ATGAAG TTTTTCAACTGGATGCAGAACAAGATCAATGGAAAACCAGGGAACCAGAAACAAAGTACACCTCCACTTAATA ATTTATCAAAGCAAGCTCCTCAGAGAGAAGAGTTCAATGACTGGCCTCAAGGACTACTAACGATTGGAACATTTGGGAACAATAATCTCAAAGATCAAGCCGTTAGATCTGAGATCCATACAGCCAGCtatgaacaagaacaagaacaggGTCCGACCACGGCTTCATCTCCAGACTTGTCAGAATTCACCCCTGAAGAGGTTGGACAATTGCAAAAGGAATTAACAAAGCTCTTGAAGCGAAAATCAGCCAAGCAAGAGGAGGAGAACGCAGACCTTCCTTTGGATAGATTCCTCAACTGCCCTTCAAGCTTGGAGGTCAGCCGAAGGATCTCAAATGCTGTGATTTGCACGGACCCGGAGAATAAGGAGGATGATATTGAGCGCACTATAAGTGTAATTATTGGTAAATGCAAAGAAGTTCGTGCTGAGAAGACTAAGAATGCGATTGGGAAGAAGTCTCTCACTTTCCTGCTCAAGAAGATGTTTGTTTGTGCAAATGGGTTTTCACCAACTCCTAGCTTGAGAGATACTCTCCAAGAAACCAGAATGGAGAAG CTGTTACGGACTATCCTTCATAAGAAGATGTACCCAAAAACCCCTTCTCGCACATCAACAGTGAAGAGATATCTTGGAGACAAACATGATTCAGAAAAGAGAGATAACGAAGAGGAATCGGAGGAGAGACCAAGAGCAAGTGAGTCATGTAAATGGGACAAGACGGATTCAGAAT TTATTGTTCTAGATATTTAA